A genomic segment from Propioniciclava sp. MC1595 encodes:
- a CDS encoding IS1380 family transposase: protein MKASHTIRPVFDDPNLVSAAGLVPALRLAESAGLYDLLEERLSVPSANATVKAASVVGGMLAGADSIDDLDVLRHGGMERVFTGVRAPSTLGTFLRSFTHGHVQQLDAVGAGLLAGLAGRVPGVLAGADIEQGLAFLDVDDTIREVHGYRKQGAGYGYTRVRGLNIQIAALSTPLAGPVIARARLRKGNTGSARGAGRMVAQAVTTARAAGVRGRILCRADSAYYGWAFVGAALRANAWFSVTARMTKTVTRAIAGLAEDAWQTIKYPHAVWEEAEQRWISDAEVAEVEFVAFTGRRQHQHVPCRLVVRRVKRIQPLASDGSEQGELFAAYRHHAFITNSSFTTVEADQLHRDHAIVEQVIAELKDGPLAHLPSGKYAANAAWVSLAVIGFNIARAAAVAAGLAKARWATLRRQIIQVPARIAATGRRLVLHLPTHWPWAHAWRALHARATSPPQPVTP from the coding sequence GTGAAAGCCTCTCATACGATCCGTCCCGTGTTCGATGACCCGAACCTGGTGTCTGCTGCCGGTCTGGTGCCGGCGTTGCGGTTGGCTGAGTCTGCTGGCCTGTATGACCTGCTGGAGGAACGGTTGAGCGTGCCGTCGGCGAACGCGACCGTGAAGGCGGCCAGCGTGGTGGGCGGGATGCTCGCCGGCGCGGACAGTATCGATGACCTCGACGTGTTGCGGCACGGGGGCATGGAACGGGTGTTCACCGGGGTGCGGGCGCCGTCGACGTTGGGCACGTTCCTGCGCTCGTTCACGCACGGCCACGTGCAGCAGCTCGACGCCGTCGGCGCAGGTCTGCTAGCCGGCCTTGCCGGCAGGGTGCCCGGCGTCCTGGCAGGCGCCGACATCGAACAGGGGCTGGCGTTCCTCGATGTCGACGACACCATCCGGGAGGTCCACGGGTACCGCAAGCAGGGCGCCGGCTACGGGTACACGAGGGTGCGGGGATTGAACATCCAAATTGCTGCCCTGTCGACCCCGTTGGCAGGCCCGGTGATCGCCCGCGCCCGGCTCCGCAAGGGCAACACCGGCTCCGCGCGGGGCGCCGGCAGGATGGTGGCCCAAGCCGTCACCACCGCCCGTGCTGCTGGCGTGCGGGGTCGGATCCTGTGCCGGGCGGACTCGGCGTACTACGGGTGGGCGTTCGTGGGGGCCGCGCTGCGAGCGAACGCGTGGTTCTCGGTCACCGCCCGGATGACCAAGACCGTCACCCGAGCAATCGCCGGCCTGGCCGAGGACGCCTGGCAGACCATCAAGTACCCCCACGCCGTCTGGGAGGAAGCCGAACAACGCTGGATCTCGGATGCGGAGGTTGCCGAAGTCGAGTTCGTGGCGTTCACCGGCCGACGCCAGCACCAGCACGTGCCCTGCCGGCTGGTCGTGCGCCGGGTCAAACGGATCCAGCCGCTCGCCTCCGATGGCAGTGAGCAGGGGGAACTGTTCGCCGCCTACCGGCACCACGCGTTCATCACCAATTCCTCTTTCACTACGGTCGAGGCCGATCAGCTCCACCGCGACCATGCGATCGTGGAACAGGTCATCGCCGAACTCAAGGACGGCCCCCTGGCCCACCTGCCGTCGGGGAAGTACGCCGCCAACGCCGCCTGGGTGAGCCTGGCGGTGATCGGGTTCAACATCGCCCGAGCCGCCGCGGTCGCCGCCGGCCTGGCCAAGGCCCGATGGGCCACCCTGCGCCGTCAGATCATCCAGGTCCCGGCACGGATCGCCGCCACCGGTCGACGACTCGTCCTGCACCTACCCACACACTGGCCCTGGGCCCACGCCTGGAGAGCGCTCCACGCCCGCGCGACCAGCCCACCCCAGCCGGTCACTCCCTGA
- the mobF gene encoding MobF family relaxase, whose protein sequence is MILFRGTGAAARRYVEADRSRADEYYLGADNALSEYTVLDASGEVTAAMSLSAVEYEGWVDWHDPVTGESMGTPRNPGEGSKGSPLFAEMTINAPKSLSVAAALHPEVSSALDQAQQDALGEIRRWLGQHSVIRVGPRDAREVLPIEQMQVVGIRHKTSRAGDPHRHIHMQIGTRVFAAGKWRALDTAALFKQQGAIRALGTAVIAAHPHLAQTLAEHGLTLDPVSGEVVELQPFNGVMSKRSAQIRRNLVRLEAEWETEHPGEALGPIMTAKLQGIAWTHKRPGKKPTDLKNEQWWVQELRDAGYDPAAPRRSTVQRPVQLDELAVQEVASRALDRCAAASSAWTKHSMQEHVTRITTEHGVQATPAELREFIKIATDLAVSDCFSVLPPGAATPEHVAHLTSLTVIAAETALRDRFAATTPEQESKHPDMTDAAQVAGLNKGQAVAAAAVASSDPLVIVEGAAGSGKTTMLRTAIDVAAQHSRASRVVAPTLRAAQVAHEELGIPATSVAALVHAHGWRWNSDGVWTRLHPGDADPDTGRTFTGPPDDAVLSRGERVIVDEAGMLDQDTAHALLTITTEAGATVALVGDRAQLPAVGRGGVLDMAAQIRGRTYDMTELHRFADAEYATLTLTMRDRENPGEVFDRLTAMGLVILHADEEQAQQHITEQATEGEAITVASNDKAAALNERIRMGRVERGEVDDTITATGSDELPIGRGDLIQTRRNDPALGVANRQQWIVQHVAGNGTVYARETGSGRRNPRTVALPPEYVSEHAHLSYAATAYGVQGATVNASHTMLTEP, encoded by the coding sequence GTGATCCTGTTCCGCGGCACAGGTGCTGCCGCGCGCCGCTATGTCGAGGCCGACCGCTCCCGCGCCGACGAGTATTACCTGGGCGCGGACAACGCCTTGTCGGAGTACACGGTGCTCGATGCTAGCGGCGAGGTCACCGCCGCAATGTCACTGTCGGCGGTCGAGTACGAGGGGTGGGTGGACTGGCACGATCCCGTCACGGGTGAGTCGATGGGCACGCCACGTAATCCGGGTGAGGGGTCGAAGGGTTCGCCGTTGTTCGCGGAGATGACGATTAACGCACCCAAGAGCCTGTCGGTCGCCGCCGCCCTCCACCCCGAAGTATCTAGCGCCCTCGACCAAGCGCAGCAGGATGCACTTGGAGAGATTCGCCGCTGGCTCGGCCAACACTCCGTCATCAGGGTCGGGCCGCGTGACGCGCGGGAAGTGCTGCCTATCGAGCAGATGCAGGTCGTCGGCATCCGCCACAAGACCTCGCGGGCTGGTGATCCGCACCGGCATATTCACATGCAGATCGGCACTCGGGTGTTTGCGGCTGGGAAGTGGCGGGCACTGGATACGGCGGCGTTGTTCAAGCAGCAAGGCGCGATCCGCGCCCTCGGAACCGCGGTCATCGCCGCGCACCCACACCTCGCGCAAACCCTCGCAGAGCATGGCCTGACCCTCGATCCCGTCTCCGGCGAGGTAGTTGAGTTGCAGCCATTCAATGGGGTGATGTCGAAGCGGTCTGCGCAGATCAGACGCAACCTCGTCCGGCTCGAAGCCGAATGGGAAACAGAGCACCCCGGCGAAGCTCTCGGCCCGATCATGACCGCGAAGTTGCAGGGCATCGCCTGGACACACAAGCGGCCAGGGAAGAAGCCGACTGATTTGAAGAACGAGCAGTGGTGGGTGCAGGAACTCCGCGACGCCGGATACGACCCCGCTGCACCTCGACGCAGCACCGTGCAGCGCCCGGTGCAGTTGGATGAACTTGCGGTGCAGGAGGTTGCATCACGGGCACTGGATCGCTGCGCCGCCGCATCATCAGCATGGACGAAACACAGCATGCAGGAGCACGTCACCCGCATCACCACCGAACACGGAGTGCAAGCAACACCTGCCGAGCTGCGCGAGTTCATCAAGATAGCGACCGACCTTGCGGTCTCGGATTGCTTCTCCGTCCTGCCACCGGGTGCGGCGACGCCGGAACATGTCGCGCACCTGACCAGCCTCACCGTGATCGCCGCCGAAACCGCGCTCCGCGACCGCTTCGCCGCCACCACCCCAGAGCAAGAATCGAAGCACCCGGACATGACCGACGCCGCACAAGTAGCGGGGCTGAACAAAGGGCAGGCGGTCGCTGCTGCTGCGGTTGCATCATCTGACCCGTTGGTGATCGTGGAGGGTGCTGCGGGCAGCGGGAAGACGACGATGCTGCGCACCGCCATCGACGTCGCCGCCCAGCACAGCAGGGCGTCACGGGTGGTTGCACCGACGCTGCGCGCGGCGCAGGTCGCGCACGAAGAACTCGGCATCCCCGCAACGAGCGTTGCGGCGCTCGTACATGCGCACGGATGGCGATGGAACTCCGATGGCGTATGGACACGCCTACACCCTGGCGACGCTGACCCCGACACCGGGCGCACCTTCACCGGCCCGCCCGACGATGCTGTGCTGTCGCGGGGTGAACGGGTAATCGTGGACGAGGCCGGGATGCTCGACCAAGACACCGCCCACGCCCTCCTCACCATCACCACCGAAGCCGGAGCGACCGTCGCGCTTGTCGGCGACCGTGCCCAACTCCCCGCTGTCGGTCGGGGCGGGGTACTCGACATGGCCGCACAGATCAGGGGCCGTACATACGACATGACCGAGCTGCACCGGTTCGCCGACGCCGAGTACGCGACACTCACGCTGACGATGCGCGACCGGGAGAACCCCGGCGAGGTGTTCGACCGGCTCACTGCCATGGGCCTCGTGATACTGCACGCGGACGAGGAACAAGCCCAGCAGCACATCACAGAGCAAGCTACTGAGGGTGAGGCGATCACGGTCGCCTCGAACGACAAGGCAGCGGCGTTGAACGAGCGCATCCGCATGGGGCGGGTCGAGCGAGGCGAGGTTGATGACACGATCACGGCGACCGGCAGCGACGAGCTGCCTATCGGTCGGGGTGATCTGATCCAGACGAGGAGGAACGACCCCGCGCTTGGCGTGGCGAACCGGCAGCAATGGATCGTGCAGCACGTCGCTGGTAATGGCACCGTGTACGCCCGCGAGACCGGCAGCGGGCGCAGGAACCCCCGCACCGTCGCCCTCCCGCCTGAGTACGTGAGTGAACACGCGCACCTGTCCTACGCAGCAACCGCGTACGGCGTCCAGGGCGCAACCGTCAACGCCTCCCACACGATGCTGACTGAGCCCTGA
- a CDS encoding MerR family transcriptional regulator — protein MSTGQIDQALALLDASHHELHQQRQALTETSQALTRVAAAVEHHAGPDAPLSIGELADYLGIRTSALRVWEHAGLLAPARQTSRRHRVYDSEDVRDARIIHLLRQGRYRFDRIRPIITELRGSKSADALQAALTERRTSLTHRARAMLDGAALLQQHITEFIASDAPAPSEPVTGS, from the coding sequence TTGAGCACAGGACAGATCGACCAAGCATTGGCCCTCCTTGATGCCAGCCACCACGAACTTCACCAGCAACGCCAGGCCCTTACCGAAACGAGCCAGGCCCTCACCCGTGTTGCCGCTGCGGTAGAGCATCACGCCGGCCCGGACGCGCCGTTGTCCATCGGAGAACTCGCGGACTATCTCGGGATACGCACGTCAGCGCTCCGCGTATGGGAACACGCTGGTCTGCTCGCCCCAGCTCGGCAGACCAGCCGCCGCCACCGGGTCTATGACAGCGAGGACGTCAGAGACGCCCGAATCATCCATCTCCTCCGGCAAGGACGCTATCGCTTCGACCGCATCAGACCCATCATCACCGAACTCCGAGGAAGCAAGAGTGCCGATGCTCTACAGGCCGCGCTCACCGAACGACGAACCAGCCTGACACACCGAGCCAGAGCCATGCTCGACGGCGCAGCCCTCCTCCAACAACACATCACCGAGTTCATCGCCTCCGACGCACCCGCCCCGAGCGAACCAGTAACCGGCTCCTAA
- a CDS encoding TetR/AcrR family transcriptional regulator, with the protein MLTREAIVESALHVVEQGGLEALSMRGVARRLGVTPMALYNHVHDKADLVDAVAVATAEGLQESGAVDAEASARALNEVLAASPWLVPVLAQSRVGLADVHGDDWLTLQAFVLGLGALRGSGRLDEEGADRLFERGLAALLADPPA; encoded by the coding sequence GGCCCTGCACGTCGTCGAGCAAGGTGGGCTGGAGGCTCTGTCCATGCGTGGCGTGGCCCGGCGGCTCGGCGTCACGCCGATGGCGCTCTACAACCACGTGCACGACAAGGCCGACCTGGTGGACGCCGTGGCCGTGGCGACGGCCGAGGGCCTGCAGGAGTCCGGGGCCGTCGATGCGGAGGCGTCCGCGCGGGCACTCAACGAGGTGTTGGCGGCCTCGCCGTGGCTGGTGCCGGTGCTGGCGCAGTCCCGTGTCGGGCTCGCGGATGTGCACGGCGACGACTGGCTCACCCTGCAGGCGTTCGTGCTGGGACTCGGCGCGCTGCGTGGTTCAGGGAGACTGGACGAGGAGGGCGCGGACCGCTTGTTCGAGCGGGGCCTCGCGGCGCTCCTGGCCGATCCGCCCGCCTGA